AATATCAAAAAAAGTAGTGTTCATTATTTTCCAAATAGTAAATTCTGAATTAAAAGGGTTGTCTTCTGTAAAACCAAGAAGTTGATTGTATTTTATAGCATTACTATTACTATTTTTTACTTTGGCGTAAATAATTTCAAGTTCCAAAGTAGTAAAAGCATGATTTAATAATAGTAGCGAAGCACCTAAAGTAATTCCAGTCCCATTAAAGTCATTGTTTCCTATGAAAATTCCAGCTTCGGCAGATTTTGTAGTATTATTTATTTGGTTGAGATGAATCATTCCAATTTGATCATTCCCTTTTTTTATGATATAATATGCTGAATTTGAATTCTGAATTTTTTTAAACCAATCTAACTGTTCTTCTCTAGAAATTATCTTTTGGTAATCCATAAACTGATTGACTTGAGTTTGATTTCTCCAAATTCGAACAGTTTCAATGCTTTCGATGTTCAACGGTTCTAGGGTTATTCCATAATCTTTTAATTCCATTATTCCAGAATGATTACTTGGTCTAATTTGTTTTGTGAGATCCATATTTTACGAATGTATTCGCCTATGATTCCTAATGAAAGCAAAATCATTCCTGTTGAAAAAAACAGAGCTACAATTAATGATGAATAACCTAAAGGTACGTTATTTGCAATTTTATTGTATGTAAAATAAAACCCAAACATAAAGAAAACAATAGCCATTACCAGACCAAAACGAGTAATAAATCGTAATGGAATTGCCGTGTGAAAAAGTATAATTTTCAAAGCAAATTTAACGAGTTTCCAGGTGCTATAATTAGACTGACCTTCTTTACGGCTAAAATGATTTACAAGACAAGAACTTTGGTTTTTTGCAATTTTTGTTAAGTATTCATCAATAAAGATAATACTCGTTACACTGGTGTTTTTGAATGTTTTTGTGACTTTTGATTTCATCAACCGAAATGAAGTAACCATATTATAATTCAATCCTGCTAAACGTAAAATTCTTTTTAGCAAACTACTCCCGAAATTACGAAAAGCAGCATGTTCTTTCTTTTGATATACACCATATACTAAATCTATATCTTCATGTATGAGCATTTTTAATAAATTCTCAAGTTCAAATGGGTCATGTTGTAAATCATCGTCAATAGTCGCTACATAAGGAGCTGAAGACTTGCTTAACCCAACAGCAGTTGCTGTGTGTTGTCCGTAGTTTTTGGCTAATTGTATGAGCTTATATTCGAATGCTTTTGGCTCCGAAATAATTTTTTTAATTGAATTATCGTTACTACAATCATCTACAAAAATGACTTGAAATTTATAAGTAGTTTCATTTGCCCATGAATTCAATCGTTCAATCAACGAACTGACGTTTAACGATGAATTATAAACAGGGATAACAATATCTAAGTCTATCATAAAATAAGTATTGTATTATATTTCCTCAGGAACTGAGCAAAATTTTGGTTCAAAAGGAATTAATGCTGATGCCAATGAAAAACCAACACCAAATCCAGATAACAATATCCAGCCAGAATTTGTAATTGTCTTGTTCCAAATCGAACCTAATGTTAGTGGGATACTAGCAGATGCTGTATTGCCAAATTCATACAGACTACTTGGTACTTTTTCTATGTTTAGTTTTAATTTTCTACTTATGGCGTCATTGATTACTTTATTGGCCTGATGGAACACATATAAATCAGGAAATTCAACATCTTTTTCAGCAAATTTTAATAACTCTAAAATATTATTAGGAACTAGTTTTAAGGAGTAATTAAAGACATCAATACCATTAAGTCGCATGTATTGATTTTGATCTTCCATTTTTTCAGTAAAAATAGCTTTTTGGCCACTACCTTCTGTTTGAAGATTGAAATAACCCGATATAGCCGTTTTGTCATCCATCATTTCTATTCCAATTACAGATACTGCATCCGAGAATATTGGTTTTACAGATCGATCTTCAGCATCAATTAATTGTGAAGAAATATCTCCACAACATAAAATGGCTCTAGCATTTTTCTTTTCTAATGAGGAAATTAAAGTGTTTACAGTATGAAGTCCGTAAACAAATCCTGAGCAACCTGAATTGATGTCATAGCTTAATGTGTTTAAAGGAAAAGCCATATCTCCATGAAGTTGACAAGCGATGGAAGGGATTGCAATCTGAGGTGTTTGTGTGACGCATATTAAAACATCTATGGAACTAGTATCCCAATTTAATTGTTCGAGTAATCGTTCAATCCCTTTTTTGTATAGTTCTTTTACGTTTTGTTTGTAGTTTGCTTTTCTTCGAAAGCGGATTCCGGTATGTAAAAGTATAGCTTCTCTATCTGTTTCTGATAATAAATCTAATTGTAAATTATCTTCAGTATTTTTTGGCACAATTGAAACTATGCCAACAATTTTTGAGCCTCTTGTTTTAGATAATGCCATTTGATCTTGAAATAACTATTTGGTAAATATCATCTAATGTTTTTGCAGAAGCTAAATCAGTGGACGAAATCAAAACATCAATTTCTTCATTGATTCTAGAAATATAAAGTAAAGCAGTCAAAGAACTCCATGTCGAAATATCTCTAAAGTTAGTTTCAAACGAGATTGATTCTTCGGGAACCATTAATTCTATTGCGGTAAAATTTATAAAATCTTTTCTTTTACTTAATGATGAATTCATTGTGGCGTTATTTTTTAATTAAAGGTATTGAATTAATTTAAATCTATTTTTTTCTGAATCCAATCGTAAGTGGTTTTCATGCCTACTTCTAGATTATTTGTGGGTTGCCAATGCAATAATTTTTCTATCATTCTATTGTCTGAGCTACGACTTCTGACTCCTTGAAATCCTTCTATGTTTTTTATGTGTAGCTTTTTGCCTGAAATACCGATAACCATTTTTGCTAAATCGTTTATTGAAATCATTTCTTCAGAACCAATGTTTATTGGGTATTCAACAGGACTTTTTATTAGTTTAAGTAGTGCATCAATACAGTCATCAATATATAGAAAAGATCGTGTTTGCATACCGTCGCCCCATATTTCTATAGTTTCACCTTCTTTAGCTTTTATTACTTTCCTGCAAATAGCTGCTGGTGCTTTTTCTTTTCCTCCTTCAAAAATACCTTCTGGGCCAAAAATATTATGAAAACGCGCTATTCTGATGGAGATATTATAATTTCTTTTGAAAGAAGTGTATAATCTTTCAGCATAAAGTTTTTCCCAACCATATTCACTATCAGGATTTGCAGGGTAAGCGCTTGATTCTTCACAATTTGTATTTTCTGAATCGGTCTGGTTATGTTCGGGATAAATACAGGCAGACGATGCGTAAAATAGAACTCCTTTAAATTCTTTTTTGACAACGGCATTCAAAATATTTAGATTTATCATACTCGAATTATACATTAAATCAGCATCATTTTTTCCTGAAAAAACATATCCTGCACCTCCCATATCTGCGGCTAGTTGAAAAATATAATCATACGTTTTATTGAAAATTAAATCGACTTCTGTCGAATTACGAAGATCATTAATAAAATATTCATCCGCAATATGTTCAGAGAAATCAGGATATTTTAAATCGACTCCAGTGATATGACAATTCATAGGTTTAAGTCTTTTAATTAGATTTGTCCCTATAAAACCACCTGCGCCAAGAACAAGTACTTTTGTTTTTTTATTAAATAAAAGATCCATTAGTATAAAATCAAATTTAAAGATTCATTAATTTACCTTTGCAAAGGTATGCAAGAGCCTATCAGTTTTTAGTATTAGTAGGCTATAATTTTCTGCCAAACAATTTATTTAATAGGCTCGTATTTTTTTTAAAAGTTTTCATGAAATTTTCTTCCGAAACAGTATACTCCTCACTAAAATCGATTTGTTCAAGAATATTAATTTCTGGTTTAATGCCTGCATATATTTTTTTTATTTCATTCTGATAGAAATTTTTATCTGCAATAACTACATCTATTTTATCCCCATTTTTCAGGTAATGGATAGGGGTAGCCTCTTTAGAAATTACACTAACTGTTGCTACTGGTCTAAGTGTACTTGTATAATTAGGTTTTGAACCATGGAATACATTGTGAGCAAAAACAACAGCTGTGCCTTTTTTGACAGGAACAGAAATTAATTGTTTCTTCACAGTTTTAAAATCGAGGAACAACGGTCTTATATTTGATGAGCGTATGGATTTAAACCAATTATTGCTTTTAGGTATTATCTGTAAGCATCCATTTGATTCGTTCACATCAAGAAGTGGACACCAAACACAACAGGATAAATATTTTTCTTCATCAATTACATTCCAATCTTGATGGAGTGATGATTCACTTTTTTCACCTGTTCCTTTTACGATAAAAACGCCACCGTCTGGAATAAAATTAGCAAAATGTTGCTCTAATGAAGGTTGGAAAATGCCTTTTAAAAAATGATCAATCTTTTCATTCAATTCAAGATCTCGGTCTTTTATATTAGTATAAATTTCTTCAAGATTTTCAATATTCAATGAATTATATAGTGATGTCAATTTTTCAATATCTTCATCAGATAGAAAGTTAGGGATAATTATGAATCCATTTTTTCTAAATAATTCTTCTGTTTTTTTAGATTTAAATAACATAATTTTTAATTTAATTTTTTTCAAACAGCATACAAAATTTCCAAGTTAAAAAATACAGGTAATTACTGACGGTATTTTTATTAAAAATTTTTCTTTTAAATAAGTAGTTTGGAAAGTGTTTTTTTAATGAATCAACATAGTTAATATAGCTTTTATGCCAATAATTTTCAGGTTTTGAAAATTCAATTAAGCTTAGTTCTGCAAAATGAATGAAAATTAAATTAATATTGTTTTTAGCTAATTCATGAGGGTAATTTGTATAATTCCATCCAGCAAGATTACAACCTCTATGTTTAATAATTTCAACATCATCAAAAAGAACAGGAACTAAATCTAAATACTTTTGATCGTCAAACAAACCTCTCCAATATGTTTTTTTTATGTTATATAAACAACAATTTGCCCACCAATTTAGGAATGGAATAGCCTTTGAATTAACGCCAATAAAACCAGCATTATATAAACCAACACGAAAGTTAGCTTCTAGCCAATTTTGATTTTTTTGTGGACTCGCTTCATAAAAATGAGGAGTTAATAAGACGGCTTTTTTTTCTAGTTTTTCAAATAAAAAGGAAAAATCATTAAAAAAGAAAATATCATTATCAACATAAATTACTTTTGAATATTTTCTTAACAGAAAAGTCAAAAAAACAGGTTTCAATGCCCATCTTAATTTGTCTTTATTCTTATATTTTGATATTATTTTTTTTCCAATTTCATCTGTCAAATTTTTCAACGAAAAAAAGTGGATGTTTTGTGGGATTTCAGTAGTATTGTCCGGACTTCCGTCAATCAGTAAAACATGTAACACCCCGCCAAATGGCGCAATACTGTCTGCTAAAGCGTATGTTTTATATAAGTGAGAAACGGTTGATGTGGTACAAAAGTTTGACATTTAATTGGTTTTAGAGAAATTGAATTTAGGATAACACATCGCTAATTTCTTGTAGAAACTTTTCAATATAACCCATATGATATACAATGGGTTTACCATAAATAATAACATGGGTATTAAAATGGAAACAATTGCAATATCCATTACAATGTAAATTCCCAAATGCATTAAAATAAGGAGCAGACCATAGACCAAAGCACTTTTTTTATTTTTGATGGAGAGTAGTGCAAATAGTTCTAAAAAAAGGGAGGTGCCTAATAAAAAGCTAACAATTAAAGGATGATTTTCTATAAAAGCTACCATATTTTCTGCTTTGCTTACCCATTTTGTGTCACCATCAGTTACATACACGGTATAAAATGATTTTAAAATTTGTAGTGTAATTCTTTTGCCATCATGTATCCAAAAAATACCAGAATGAAATAATTTTGATAAAGCCGAAAGCGTATAGCCAGCAGCAATTACTTGAACCGAAAATTGAATTCTATTTTTTTTAATATTGGACTTACTATCATAATGATATAATAAATAGGCCAAAAATTGAGCGAAAAACACAAAAGTAAAAAGGCTATTCCTGTTTAGAATACCATTAGATTCTTCAATTGTAAATAATAGTGTGCTGATTATAAAAATAACCAAACAAGTATATATTTGTTTTATTTCCAATATGTAAAATAGGGAGGCTATAATTATCACTAGGATTAAAGCATATTTTGTATAACCATCTAAAAATAATTCGCAAGGGATTAGTTTACAAATTCCTTGAGGCATAGGAATTGTTTGATAGGAATTAAGTACCATTGAAGCAAGAATAATCCATAGGGTGATGAAAATTATTTTTATAAAGTTCCACTCTAAATTTGTATACTTATTGGTGTAAATTTTATTCAAAATTTCTCTCATAAATTATTTTATTTTGTTGTTTTATGGTGTCATTTTGATAAAAAAAGTAGATTCTATGTAAAGCAATATTTGAATATTTTGCCGATTTATTATTCAATGCTATTAAATCCATCATTTCTTTGCCAATCGTTTGCAATTCTTTGTCGGATTCCATTCCGTTTCCATATAATATTTTTTTTGAGCTACAAACAGAGTAGTATGTATGTCCCATCTTTCCACCAGTAGTTTGAAATTGTTCAGCAGGGATAAGCTTGTCATTTTCATCCGCTAAATAAAAAGCATACGACCAGTTAGGAAAAGAACTATACATCGGGAAGCAAGAAAAAGGATGCGTTTCTCCAATTATAAGTGAAAAAAACATATAAAATAAAGCTATCGCAATGAATTTATATTTAATAATGAATGTTAAAAAGTGGCTCTTCATAATGTTTATAATTTCGTTTCAATCCATTGCCAAACACTCCAGTCTTTTTTACCCCAATTATGATATACATGAATGAAATTTGGATTGTAAGAATTTTTAAAACCGTCATCGCTGATTAAATTATCAGTTGCTTTTAAGGCTAATCCACTGTTGTGATAATCTGCTAGAAAATTCCATTTTTTTGATAAAGTGGGCTGGTTTTGTAATCCAAATTCCCAGACAGTTGCTATCAAAGTTCCTTGATCTCTAGTTTTCCAATTGGGTAGAGTAAAAATATGTACTGTTTTTTGATGCCATGATTCCAAAAAATCAGCACTTGAATCATTAAATAAAAAAACACCACCGTTCCAATGTTGCCAGTTTTTATCTTTAATAATAATCCCAAAAGTATTTCTAATTTCGTCAATTAAGTGTTCACATTGATCTTCCCACAAGTTTACTCCATTGGTATTAATCCATTTATGGTTCCACCATTTGTATTTAAATCCAGTTTCTTTTTCAATTTGTTTTATAGGGAAATCATATTTAATAATTTCATTATTTTGGTTAAACCAAGTCTTCGATTTTCTATTGTAGTAAAATTCATCATTTAATTTAAAAATAGGATACGAAAGAAAATATTGAATACCAGTTTTGATTTTTTTTAAGTAGGAATTCTGCAATTCGTTGAACATAAAATCTAATTTCCGAGATTGTTCTACTAGTTTTATATCTGATATTAGAATGTTTTTGTCGAATTTTTTTTGCACTGAGGAGAAAGTTTCTCTATCCGTTTTCCATTCGTTGGAGCAACTGCAGTTTACCGCATAAGCACTAAATTTTTTTATTTTACAATGATCTGGTGCAAATGAGATTGGTGATATATATTGGTTAAATATAGCATCACAATCAGTATTGATAGCAACAACATCAGTATCAAGATAACAGTAATTATTTCCTTTAGGTAAGAATTTAGGCAAGCCAGTTTTTAAATAAATACTAGCTTGATGGTGATTATAGTTTTTAGGAGTTTCAATATTGATTATGGAATCATGTTCAATAGCGATTTCATTTCTTGCCTCATCAGTAACAATATAAATAGGACATTTAGAATATTTTTTCAAATAGGCTAATGAAAAATGAAGAGTGGCAATATGTTCTTCTGCGCCACACACTACAAATACAAATATATTATTGTTCATATTGTTCTTTTTTAAACCAATCAGTCATTTCTTTTACTCCCTCTTCAATAGCACATTGAGGTTTAAAATTGATGTAATTTTCTAATTTTAAAGTATTGCTATGGGTAAATTCCAATTCGTTTTTGGGCAAAGGGGCTGATTTATAAAATAGTTCTTTGTCAAGTGCCTTAGCAATTAAATCAGCATATTTTTTAACTGAAATTGGACTTCCATATCCAATGTTGAATATTTGATGGGTGCCTGTTTTTTCTTCTTGGATTTTTTCTATTAGTAATTCAATTGATTTTACAATATCACTTACATGAGTAAAATCTCTAAATATATTGCCTTCGTTGTATAATGTAATCGATTTTTCTGATTGTATCGTTTTCATGAATTTATAAGCGGCCATATCTGGTCTAGTCCAAGAACCATAAACAGTAAAAAACCGAAGACCAATAGCTGTGATTCCAAATTGTTTACAGTAGTTTTCAATCATAATTTCCCCCATTTTTTTTGTTGTTCCATAAAATGAAAGTTGATTTTTAGTTGCTGATTCTTCATCCATTTCTGCTTGATTTGGATTGTAAACAGAGGAGCTGCTAGCATAAATTAAATACTTAACTCCATTTTTTTTGCATTGTTCGAGTACATTAAAAGTGCCGTTAATATTTGTATCGATGTATTTTTTTGGATTATTTAAAGAACCTGAAATACCAGTTTCGGCAGCAAGATGAATAACTACCTCAGGTTTTATTTTTAATTTTTTCAAAAAGGAATTTTTTATATCTCCTTGTTCGATATTGATTAGCTTGGAGCTGCGGATTGTTGCAGCATAATTATTTTTATCTAATAAATCGATAGCTGTTATCTGATGCTTTTTTTCTAAGTGTTTTTGCAAATGATAGCCTATAAAACCTGCTCCTCCTGTTATAAATATTGATGCCATTGTATTTATTTATTTATATTCCCCATTTTTGAAACCATTTTTCCATGATTAAAATTTTCCAAAGTTTCCAGTTGTATTCTTCTTTAAACAAATCATCTATATAGGACTGGTTTATAATTTTATATTCAACTAATTTGCTGTTTTTTAGTTCGGATTTATAATATTTTAAATCCATATAATACGCGTCAGGACCTACGAAACCTTGTTTTTTTCGTTCCAGAATTTCGTTAGGAAGGTCCTTTTTTATGTTTTCATATAGTAAATATTTACTTTTTTCTTTTTTATAGTATTGATTTTCTTCTAAAGAAAAAACAGTTTCAAACAGCTCGTGATCTAAAAAAGGAACTCTTACTTCGAGTGAATTTGCCATGCTGGCACGGTCAATTTTTGTTAAAACTAATTCACCCATAAAACATTTTATATCTAAATATTGTATTGATTTTAATGGGCTTAATTTTGAATTAAAGTTTTTTCTGTAAAACCAATGTACATCTTCAGGTATGAATGAATGTAAATTAGGATGTAACATTTTTTGTAATTCCTTCTTGTCAAACCATCCCATTGCCATCGCTTTAGCATAGAAAGAAACGGTGTCAACAGGTTTTAATTTGATTTTTATTTTAGATAAAAGATGCTTGGGGTTATTCAATTTATAAAAATCATGTTGCCACGTGTATCCACCAAAAATTTCATCGGCACCTTCACCACTTAATACTGCCTTTACACTTTTTCGAGCTAATTGGCTCACCATAAATGTTGGGACAATTGATATGTCAGCAATGGGTTCATCGTAAACATCAGCCATTTTATTAACTAAGTCTAGGCTTGAATTATCAGCTATTACGGCTTCATTACTTATGTTTAAATGTTTGGCAACAATTGACGCAAATTGATGTTCACTCTTTTCCCATTTGCTAAAACCTATTGAAAAAGTTTTAGGATTGTAATTGCTTTTTTTGAGATAAGATACAATTGCGCTACTGTCATAACCACCACTCAAAAAAGACCCAATGGGCAAGTCAGCGCGGATGTGTTGCTTTATTGAGTTAATAAGGATAGAATTAATTTTAGGAATTAAATTTTCCTCTTTTGCAACTGTGTTTTTTGACGAAAGTTTCCAATATTCATGTAATTTTTCGTCTAATGTAAGCGTGTTTATTTCTAAATAATTTGCTGGAGGTAGTTTTTTTATGTCTTTCCAAATGGTTTTAGGGGATGGAATGTATCGATAAACAAAATAGTCCGCAAAGGCGCTAAAATCGATTTCTTTTTTTGGGATTTCGGATGCGATAATAGCTTTTAGTTCCGAACCAAAAACAAGATTTTCAGCGTTTTTAAAATAATATAATGGTTTGATTCCAAAACGATCTCTTACTAAAAACAATTTATTTTGTCTTTCATCCAATAAGGAAAAAGCAAACATTCCTTTTAATTTATTAATAAAATTAATTCCCCAGGTTTGATATGCAGCAATAAGAACCTCAGTGTCAGTCTGGGTTTTAAATTGATAATTTTCTTTTAATTCTTCTTTTAATTCTAAAAAATTATATATTTCACCATTGAAACTAATCCAGATATTCTGTTCGACATTGCATAAAGGTTGTTTTCCTAAAGGACTTAAGTCTAAAAATGATAATCTTGTGTGGCCTAATGCAACAGTATTATCTTTAGAATAAAAAACGCCAAAATCATCAGGACCACGATGCTCAAGTGTAATTAACATTTGACCAAATAGTTTTTGATTAACAGCTGTTTTTGTACTAATATGTCCTAGGATTCCACACATATATCAATTAATTATTTTAGTATCTAGACTCAATGTAATATTTATAAAAATCTTTTTCGCTTATTAAATTACCATCGATTCTTCCGTTTATATTGACGGCAAAAATATTTTTATTATTTAAAATCGTTGTGATTTTTTTTGTTTTTTCTAAAGGTGGCTCATAGTTTTTAGGTTTGAAGGGCGACAAATATTGGTCATTTTCTATTAAATATTTGTCAAGCATGTTAGCAAGGCTAATCTTTCCATATACGTTTTTTAGTCTAGTATATAATTTTCTAGATATCAACATTCTACTTGAACCAAACATTCTTTTTGTTCGAATAGGTTGCAATGATTTATATTGTTTTTTTACTATCAAATCGTAGTCTAATACGGTTTTACTTAATGTATCAACCGCCACAAAAGGATCGTATGGGTCAATAATATAGTCTTTGCCGCCAATTATAATTATTGGAAAAGTATGCACTCCTTCAACGGAAGCTTGTTTTGTTTTTAGTTTTAATAATTTTTCGATTAAACGATTATAAAATGTCGTTCTTTCTCCGCAAAAAACAGCATATTGATTTTTATTACCTAAATTAAAACAAGTCTTAATAGCTATTTTGTCCCAATTTTTTATTGATGAAGCGTCTTTAGCCATCCCTAGTTTAGAACCCAAAAATTGAAAGCTAAAAGCAGCATATACATAATCGGCAATAATTAGAGATTTTATATAGTCTTTAGTTTCTCTATTTGATTGAATTGTATCAACTTTTATTAATTCTGATTGTAACAAAGAAATGGATTCTTCAAAAGTATTACATATATTATATTTAAGCGTATCTCTTTG
Above is a window of Flavobacterium sp. 123 DNA encoding:
- a CDS encoding GNAT family N-acetyltransferase, which produces MDLTKQIRPSNHSGIMELKDYGITLEPLNIESIETVRIWRNQTQVNQFMDYQKIISREEQLDWFKKIQNSNSAYYIIKKGNDQIGMIHLNQINNTTKSAEAGIFIGNNDFNGTGITLGASLLLLNHAFTTLELEIIYAKVKNSNSNAIKYNQLLGFTEDNPFNSEFTIWKIMNTTFFDIKPKLIQLLY
- a CDS encoding glycosyltransferase, translating into MIDLDIVIPVYNSSLNVSSLIERLNSWANETTYKFQVIFVDDCSNDNSIKKIISEPKAFEYKLIQLAKNYGQHTATAVGLSKSSAPYVATIDDDLQHDPFELENLLKMLIHEDIDLVYGVYQKKEHAAFRNFGSSLLKRILRLAGLNYNMVTSFRLMKSKVTKTFKNTSVTSIIFIDEYLTKIAKNQSSCLVNHFSRKEGQSNYSTWKLVKFALKIILFHTAIPLRFITRFGLVMAIVFFMFGFYFTYNKIANNVPLGYSSLIVALFFSTGMILLSLGIIGEYIRKIWISQNKLDQVIILE
- a CDS encoding ketoacyl-ACP synthase III, yielding MALSKTRGSKIVGIVSIVPKNTEDNLQLDLLSETDREAILLHTGIRFRRKANYKQNVKELYKKGIERLLEQLNWDTSSIDVLICVTQTPQIAIPSIACQLHGDMAFPLNTLSYDINSGCSGFVYGLHTVNTLISSLEKKNARAILCCGDISSQLIDAEDRSVKPIFSDAVSVIGIEMMDDKTAISGYFNLQTEGSGQKAIFTEKMEDQNQYMRLNGIDVFNYSLKLVPNNILELLKFAEKDVEFPDLYVFHQANKVINDAISRKLKLNIEKVPSSLYEFGNTASASIPLTLGSIWNKTITNSGWILLSGFGVGFSLASALIPFEPKFCSVPEEI
- a CDS encoding acyl carrier protein, whose product is MNSSLSKRKDFINFTAIELMVPEESISFETNFRDISTWSSLTALLYISRINEEIDVLISSTDLASAKTLDDIYQIVISRSNGII
- a CDS encoding NAD-dependent epimerase/dehydratase family protein translates to MDLLFNKKTKVLVLGAGGFIGTNLIKRLKPMNCHITGVDLKYPDFSEHIADEYFINDLRNSTEVDLIFNKTYDYIFQLAADMGGAGYVFSGKNDADLMYNSSMINLNILNAVVKKEFKGVLFYASSACIYPEHNQTDSENTNCEESSAYPANPDSEYGWEKLYAERLYTSFKRNYNISIRIARFHNIFGPEGIFEGGKEKAPAAICRKVIKAKEGETIEIWGDGMQTRSFLYIDDCIDALLKLIKSPVEYPINIGSEEMISINDLAKMVIGISGKKLHIKNIEGFQGVRSRSSDNRMIEKLLHWQPTNNLEVGMKTTYDWIQKKIDLN
- a CDS encoding phytanoyl-CoA dioxygenase family protein; amino-acid sequence: MLFKSKKTEELFRKNGFIIIPNFLSDEDIEKLTSLYNSLNIENLEEIYTNIKDRDLELNEKIDHFLKGIFQPSLEQHFANFIPDGGVFIVKGTGEKSESSLHQDWNVIDEEKYLSCCVWCPLLDVNESNGCLQIIPKSNNWFKSIRSSNIRPLFLDFKTVKKQLISVPVKKGTAVVFAHNVFHGSKPNYTSTLRPVATVSVISKEATPIHYLKNGDKIDVVIADKNFYQNEIKKIYAGIKPEINILEQIDFSEEYTVSEENFMKTFKKNTSLLNKLFGRKL
- a CDS encoding NAD-dependent epimerase/dehydratase family protein — encoded protein: MASIFITGGAGFIGYHLQKHLEKKHQITAIDLLDKNNYAATIRSSKLINIEQGDIKNSFLKKLKIKPEVVIHLAAETGISGSLNNPKKYIDTNINGTFNVLEQCKKNGVKYLIYASSSSVYNPNQAEMDEESATKNQLSFYGTTKKMGEIMIENYCKQFGITAIGLRFFTVYGSWTRPDMAAYKFMKTIQSEKSITLYNEGNIFRDFTHVSDIVKSIELLIEKIQEEKTGTHQIFNIGYGSPISVKKYADLIAKALDKELFYKSAPLPKNELEFTHSNTLKLENYINFKPQCAIEEGVKEMTDWFKKEQYEQ
- the asnB gene encoding asparagine synthase (glutamine-hydrolyzing), which gives rise to MCGILGHISTKTAVNQKLFGQMLITLEHRGPDDFGVFYSKDNTVALGHTRLSFLDLSPLGKQPLCNVEQNIWISFNGEIYNFLELKEELKENYQFKTQTDTEVLIAAYQTWGINFINKLKGMFAFSLLDERQNKLFLVRDRFGIKPLYYFKNAENLVFGSELKAIIASEIPKKEIDFSAFADYFVYRYIPSPKTIWKDIKKLPPANYLEINTLTLDEKLHEYWKLSSKNTVAKEENLIPKINSILINSIKQHIRADLPIGSFLSGGYDSSAIVSYLKKSNYNPKTFSIGFSKWEKSEHQFASIVAKHLNISNEAVIADNSSLDLVNKMADVYDEPIADISIVPTFMVSQLARKSVKAVLSGEGADEIFGGYTWQHDFYKLNNPKHLLSKIKIKLKPVDTVSFYAKAMAMGWFDKKELQKMLHPNLHSFIPEDVHWFYRKNFNSKLSPLKSIQYLDIKCFMGELVLTKIDRASMANSLEVRVPFLDHELFETVFSLEENQYYKKEKSKYLLYENIKKDLPNEILERKKQGFVGPDAYYMDLKYYKSELKNSKLVEYKIINQSYIDDLFKEEYNWKLWKILIMEKWFQKWGI